The Euphorbia lathyris chromosome 2, ddEupLath1.1, whole genome shotgun sequence genome includes a window with the following:
- the LOC136218895 gene encoding uncharacterized protein, with amino-acid sequence MASKLLLISVFILDLVAFGLAVAAEQRRSTAVIKQDTEVDYNYCVYDSDIATGYGVGAFLFLMASQVIIMVASQCFCCGKPLNPGGSRACAVMLFITCWVFFFIAEVCLLAGSVRNAYHTKYRTVFSESPPDCQTLRKGVFGAGAAFTLFTAIVSEFYYISYSKARNGFQAYGGEMGVGMGTYK; translated from the exons ATGGCATCAAAACTGCTACTCATTTCAGTCTTTATCTTAGATCTCGTTGCCTTCGGTTTGGCTGTTGCTGCTGAGCAGAGAAGAAGCACT GCTGTAATCAAGCAGGATACTGAAGTAGATTACAATTACTGTGTCTATGATTCAGACATAGCAACTGGGTATGGTGTGGGTGCATTTTTATTTCTCATGGCTAGCCAAGTCATTATTATGGTAGCAAGTCAGTGTTTCTGCTGTGGCAAGCCTTTGAATCCAGGAGGTTCAAGAGCTTGTGCAGTTATGCTCTTCATTACCTGCTG GGTGTTTTTCTTCATTGCCGAGGTATGCTTGTTGGCTGGATCGGTGAGGAATGCTTATCACACAAAATACAGGACTGTTTTCAGCGAGAGTCCTCCTGATTGCCAGACATTAAGGAAGGGAGTTTTTGGGGCAGGAGCAGCTTTTACATTATTCACTGCTATAGTTTCTGAATTTTACTATATTTCCTATTCCAAGGCCAGAAATGGTTTCCAGGCATACGGTGGAGAAATGGGAGTCGGTATGGGAACCTATAAATGA